A region from the Candidatus Tenderia electrophaga genome encodes:
- a CDS encoding deoxyguanosinetriphosphate triphosphohydrolase (dGTPase family type 2 subfamily; presumably hydrolyzes dGTP to deoxyguanosine and triphosphate) produces the protein MHQPQTNLAVYAAHPSHSRGRMFDEAGPQFRSDYQRDRDRIVHSSAFRRLEYKTQVFVNHEGDMFRTRLTHSIEVAQIGRSIARALQLNEDLTEAIALAHDLGHTPFGHAGQDVLNACMRDYGGFEHNLQSLRVVDELEEKYAEFRGLNLTFETREGILKHCNLEKAKRLAELGQRFLHKTQPGLEAQLANLADEIAYNNHDVDDGLRAGLITVEQLCEIALFRRQYDEVKRRYPDITGRRMVHEIIRRMINDQVSDLINHSQDNLRTHRPESIDAVRALPQAMICFSAEMDELNLQLKQFLRRQLYHHYRVQRMANKAGRVIRNLFNAFMDETAMLPPEQSRQCRQLEAEQDEQGRARVVADYIAGMTDRYAIIEHDRIFDPSALT, from the coding sequence ATGCACCAGCCGCAAACCAATCTGGCCGTTTATGCCGCCCACCCGAGTCACTCCCGCGGCCGCATGTTCGACGAGGCCGGCCCACAGTTTCGCAGCGACTACCAGCGCGACCGCGACCGTATCGTCCATTCCTCCGCCTTTCGTCGCCTGGAATACAAGACCCAGGTGTTCGTCAATCACGAAGGCGACATGTTCCGCACCCGCCTGACCCACTCCATCGAGGTGGCCCAGATCGGCCGTTCCATCGCCCGTGCCTTGCAATTGAACGAGGACCTGACCGAGGCCATCGCCCTGGCCCACGACCTGGGTCATACCCCCTTCGGCCATGCCGGTCAGGATGTGCTCAACGCGTGTATGCGCGACTACGGCGGTTTCGAGCACAACCTGCAATCCTTGCGTGTGGTCGACGAGCTGGAGGAAAAGTATGCCGAGTTCCGCGGGCTCAATCTCACCTTCGAGACCCGCGAAGGTATTTTGAAACACTGCAACCTGGAAAAGGCCAAACGGCTGGCCGAGTTGGGTCAGCGTTTTCTCCACAAGACTCAGCCCGGTCTCGAGGCCCAGCTGGCCAATCTGGCCGACGAGATCGCCTACAACAATCACGATGTGGACGACGGCCTGCGCGCCGGCCTGATCACGGTGGAGCAGTTGTGCGAGATCGCTTTGTTCCGGCGTCAGTACGACGAGGTCAAACGGCGTTATCCCGACATCACCGGTCGACGCATGGTGCACGAAATCATCCGCCGCATGATCAATGACCAGGTCTCGGACCTGATCAATCACAGCCAAGACAATCTGCGCACGCATCGACCTGAGTCCATCGATGCCGTCCGCGCCCTGCCCCAGGCCATGATCTGTTTCAGCGCCGAAATGGACGAGCTCAATCTGCAACTGAAACAGTTTCTGCGCCGCCAGCTATATCATCACTATCGCGTCCAGCGCATGGCCAACAAGGCCGGCCGGGTGATCCGCAACCTGTTCAACGCCTTCATGGATGAGACCGCCATGCTGCCACCGGAACAGTCCCGTCAGTGCCGGCAGCTGGAGGCGGAGCAGGACGAACAAGGCCGTGCCCGCGTGGTGGCCGATTATATCGCTGGCATGACCGACCGCTACGCCATCATCGAGCATGATCGCATCTTCGATCCCTCGGCCCTGACATGA
- a CDS encoding 3-dehydroquinate synthase, which yields MITLDVALGERSYPIYIGVELLHRADLIRRHLAGNEVMVVSNDTVAPLYLERVMAALDGVRAEAVILPDGEEYKTLAQLDTIFTALLEQRCSRQVTILALGGGVIGDMAGFAAACYQRGVPFIQIPTTLLAQVDSSVGGKTAVNHPLGKNMIGAFYQPRCVIADTTVLDTLDARQLSAGIAEVIKYGLICDKELFAWLEKNMEALVARDRDALSYAIERSCRNKAEVVAADELEHGRRALLNLGHTFGHAIETGMGYGQWLHGEAVAAGMVMATDLSARLGWLGAEDVRRVEKLVARAQLPTRGPALSVDKMKALMAVDKKVQDGRIRLVLLKALGEAVVSDAFDPVLLDRTLAECQA from the coding sequence ATGATTACGCTTGATGTGGCCTTGGGTGAAAGAAGTTACCCCATCTATATCGGAGTCGAGCTGCTGCACCGGGCCGACCTGATCCGCCGCCATCTGGCGGGCAACGAGGTAATGGTGGTGAGCAACGACACCGTGGCGCCGCTCTATCTCGAACGCGTCATGGCGGCGCTGGACGGTGTGCGCGCCGAGGCGGTGATCCTGCCCGACGGCGAGGAATACAAGACCCTGGCCCAGCTCGACACCATTTTCACCGCCCTGCTGGAACAGCGCTGCAGTCGCCAGGTTACCATCCTTGCCCTGGGCGGTGGCGTGATCGGCGACATGGCCGGTTTCGCCGCGGCCTGTTATCAGCGCGGCGTGCCCTTCATCCAGATCCCCACCACCCTGTTGGCCCAGGTGGATTCCTCGGTGGGCGGCAAGACGGCGGTGAACCACCCGCTGGGCAAGAACATGATCGGTGCCTTTTATCAGCCTCGTTGCGTCATTGCCGACACCACCGTGCTCGACACCCTGGATGCGCGCCAGCTCAGCGCCGGCATCGCCGAGGTGATCAAATACGGTCTGATTTGCGACAAGGAATTGTTTGCCTGGCTGGAGAAGAACATGGAAGCCCTGGTGGCGCGTGATCGCGACGCCTTGAGTTACGCCATCGAGCGGTCCTGCCGCAACAAGGCGGAGGTGGTGGCGGCCGACGAGCTGGAGCACGGCCGGCGCGCCCTGCTCAATCTGGGGCATACTTTCGGCCATGCCATCGAGACCGGTATGGGTTACGGTCAATGGCTACACGGCGAGGCGGTGGCGGCGGGCATGGTGATGGCGACCGACCTCTCCGCGCGTTTGGGTTGGCTCGGTGCCGAGGACGTGCGGCGGGTGGAGAAACTCGTGGCCCGGGCGCAGTTGCCAACCCGCGGGCCGGCCCTCAGCGTGGATAAAATGAAGGCATTAATGGCGGTGGACAAAAAGGTTCAGGACGGCCGTATCCGTTTGGTGTTGTTAAAGGCGCTGGGCGAGGCGGTGGTCAGCGATGCATTCGATCCGGTCCTGCTGGACCGGACCCTGGCCGAGTGTCAGGCCTGA
- a CDS encoding shikimate kinase: MTHPSAKPKNIFIVGPMGAGKTTIGRQLARSLGWEFVDSDHEIVARTGVQIPVIFDVEGEVGFRRREKKVIDELSACQRLVLATGGGVVLDAENRRRLNERGVVVYLHASAEQLFKRTARDRNRPLLQTADPQQKIRDLLVQREPLYREVADIVMETGEENVRAVVRKLMGHLKRFGIVNESEQSKLR; the protein is encoded by the coding sequence ATGACCCACCCCTCGGCAAAGCCGAAAAATATCTTTATTGTTGGCCCGATGGGGGCGGGCAAGACGACCATCGGTAGGCAGCTGGCCCGCAGTCTGGGCTGGGAATTTGTCGACAGCGATCATGAAATCGTGGCGCGTACCGGGGTCCAGATCCCGGTCATCTTCGATGTGGAGGGCGAGGTCGGCTTTCGCCGCCGCGAAAAGAAGGTCATCGACGAACTCAGCGCGTGTCAGCGGCTGGTGCTGGCTACCGGCGGCGGCGTGGTGCTGGATGCGGAAAACCGCCGCCGCTTGAACGAACGCGGCGTGGTGGTGTATTTGCATGCCAGTGCCGAGCAGTTGTTCAAGCGCACCGCCCGTGATCGCAATCGCCCCTTGTTGCAGACCGCCGACCCGCAGCAGAAAATCAGGGACTTGCTGGTCCAGCGTGAACCCCTGTATCGCGAGGTGGCCGACATTGTCATGGAGACCGGCGAGGAAAATGTGCGCGCCGTGGTGAGAAAACTGATGGGGCACCTGAAGCGCTTCGGTATAGTAAACGAATCAGAACAGAGTAAATTGAGATAA
- a CDS encoding pilus assembly protein PilQ — translation MMQRLVLLACLLLGLLTVPAHAQEADGENALETVDVSSLPGNRVQIKFSMAKAAEAPLSFTIDNPARIALDFPATSNNLDKRTTQVGVGVARSVSAVEARGRTRVVLNLVRLVPYETRVEGNNVYVILDSAGAAASMASPPVDKDPTVFTSREISASHSIKGVDFRRGEEGEGRILVSLSDAGTSVNIQEQGGKLALDFIDTSLPAELEQRLDVTDFATPVTLVDTFRQGNNVRMVISAQDNFEHLAYQSGDLLTVEIKESIEPTDEELRRQGDESVFTGERLSLNFQDIEVRAVLQLIADFTGMNLVTSDSVTGSVTLRLQNVPWDQALDIILKTKGLGMRKTGNLMFIAPAEEIAAREKAELAAKQQIQELEPLYSEMIQINYAKASEIAALLKGEKNSLLSTRGSVTIDARTNTLLVQDTAASLDEIHKMIARLDIPVRQVLIESRIVIANSTYGKEVGSRFGVSRDSMGTNTTGDGAQFSGTLEATDQLVNNDTLTAPGRLNVNLPVASAAGSFAMSFVKLPFGTNVDLELSAMQAEGQGEVVSSPRVITANQKEANIKQGVEIAYQEASSSGATSTSFKEAVLELRVTPQITPDDRIIMDLEISKDSVGDIFQGVPSINTRTITTQVLVENGETVVLGGVYEQSTNDNVTKVPFLGDLPLIGVLFRNTTKTDDKEELLVFITPKIIKEGLSIN, via the coding sequence ATGATGCAGCGGTTAGTATTGCTGGCGTGCCTGCTGCTGGGACTGCTGACGGTCCCGGCGCATGCCCAGGAGGCGGATGGAGAGAACGCCCTGGAGACGGTGGATGTCTCCAGTCTGCCCGGCAACCGGGTGCAGATCAAATTCAGCATGGCCAAGGCCGCTGAAGCGCCGCTCAGCTTCACCATCGACAACCCGGCGCGCATCGCCCTGGATTTTCCCGCCACCTCCAACAATCTGGACAAGCGTACCACCCAGGTGGGCGTAGGCGTGGCGCGCAGTGTCAGCGCCGTGGAGGCCCGCGGCCGTACCCGTGTGGTCCTGAACCTGGTCCGCCTGGTGCCTTACGAAACACGGGTGGAGGGCAATAATGTCTATGTCATTCTGGACAGCGCCGGTGCCGCCGCGTCCATGGCCAGCCCGCCGGTGGACAAAGACCCGACCGTATTCACCTCGCGTGAAATCTCCGCCAGTCACTCTATTAAAGGTGTCGACTTCCGCCGCGGTGAAGAAGGCGAAGGGCGCATCCTGGTCTCCCTCTCCGATGCCGGCACCAGCGTCAATATTCAGGAGCAGGGCGGTAAGCTGGCGCTGGATTTCATCGATACCAGCCTGCCGGCGGAATTGGAGCAGCGCCTGGATGTCACCGATTTCGCCACACCGGTGACCTTGGTGGATACCTTCCGCCAGGGCAACAACGTGCGCATGGTGATCAGCGCCCAGGATAACTTTGAACACCTGGCCTATCAGTCCGGTGACCTGCTCACGGTCGAGATCAAGGAGTCAATAGAGCCGACTGACGAAGAACTGCGTCGTCAAGGTGACGAGAGCGTCTTCACCGGCGAGCGCCTGTCGCTCAACTTTCAGGATATCGAAGTGCGCGCCGTGCTGCAGTTGATCGCCGATTTTACCGGCATGAACCTGGTCACCAGCGACAGCGTCACCGGCAGCGTCACGCTGCGCTTGCAGAATGTGCCCTGGGATCAGGCCCTGGATATTATCCTCAAGACCAAGGGGCTGGGCATGCGCAAGACCGGCAACCTGATGTTCATCGCCCCGGCGGAAGAGATCGCCGCGCGTGAAAAGGCCGAGCTGGCGGCGAAGCAGCAAATTCAAGAATTGGAACCGCTGTATTCGGAAATGATCCAGATCAACTACGCCAAGGCCAGCGAAATCGCCGCCCTGCTGAAGGGCGAGAAGAACTCGCTGCTGTCGACGCGCGGCAGTGTCACCATCGATGCCCGCACCAACACCCTGTTGGTTCAGGATACCGCGGCATCCTTGGATGAAATCCACAAGATGATCGCCAGGCTCGATATCCCGGTGCGCCAGGTATTGATCGAGTCGCGCATCGTCATCGCCAACAGTACCTACGGCAAGGAAGTCGGCTCACGCTTCGGCGTCTCGCGTGATTCCATGGGGACCAACACCACCGGCGACGGGGCCCAGTTCAGCGGCACCCTGGAAGCGACCGATCAGTTGGTGAACAACGATACCCTCACGGCCCCCGGCCGGCTCAATGTCAACCTGCCGGTCGCCAGCGCCGCGGGCTCCTTCGCCATGAGTTTCGTCAAGCTGCCCTTCGGCACCAATGTGGACTTGGAGCTGTCGGCCATGCAGGCCGAAGGTCAGGGTGAAGTGGTGTCCTCGCCGCGGGTGATCACCGCCAACCAGAAAGAGGCGAACATCAAGCAGGGTGTGGAGATCGCCTATCAGGAGGCCTCTTCTTCCGGCGCCACCAGCACCTCGTTCAAGGAGGCGGTGCTGGAGCTGCGCGTCACCCCGCAGATTACCCCCGATGACCGCATCATCATGGATCTGGAAATCAGCAAAGACAGTGTCGGCGATATCTTCCAGGGTGTGCCCAGCATCAACACCCGCACTATCACCACCCAGGTGCTGGTGGAGAACGGCGAGACGGTCGTCCTCGGTGGCGTCTACGAGCAATCCACCAACGACAATGTCACCAAGGTGCCGTTCCTGGGTGATCTGCCCCTGATCGGCGTGTTGTTCCGCAATACCACCAAGACAGACGACAAGGAAGAACTGCTGGTCTTCATTACCCCCAAGATCATCAAAGAAGGTCTGTCGATCAACTGA
- a CDS encoding pilus assembly protein PilO, translating to MNLKNLDFEQFKGLDPNDPGSWPIAVKTVAVLAACIAVLFAGYWFHTQHQLADLEKAEKREAELKETFKAKQLKAINLDAYKQQMAEMERSFGAMLRQLPSKTEVAELLVDISQAGLGNGLEFELFKPLAEKPAEFYAELPIDVKVTGTYHDFGNFVSDVAALPRIVTLHDITIISKDGTALSMSATAKTYRYLEDGQ from the coding sequence ATGAATCTGAAGAATTTAGATTTCGAGCAGTTCAAGGGATTGGACCCGAATGACCCGGGCTCCTGGCCCATCGCGGTCAAGACCGTTGCCGTACTGGCGGCCTGCATCGCCGTGCTATTCGCCGGCTATTGGTTCCATACCCAGCATCAACTGGCCGATCTGGAAAAGGCGGAAAAGCGCGAAGCGGAACTGAAGGAAACTTTCAAGGCCAAGCAGCTCAAGGCCATCAACCTGGACGCCTACAAACAGCAAATGGCCGAGATGGAGCGCTCCTTCGGTGCCATGCTGCGCCAGCTGCCGAGCAAGACCGAAGTGGCGGAGCTGCTGGTGGATATTTCCCAGGCCGGTCTGGGCAACGGACTGGAATTCGAATTGTTCAAGCCACTGGCGGAAAAACCGGCCGAGTTTTATGCCGAACTGCCGATCGACGTCAAGGTCACCGGCACGTATCACGATTTCGGTAATTTCGTCAGTGACGTGGCGGCCCTGCCCCGAATCGTGACCTTGCACGACATCACCATTATCAGCAAAGACGGCACCGCCTTGTCCATGTCCGCCACCGCTAAAACCTATCGCTATCTGGAGGATGGGCAATGA
- a CDS encoding pilus assembly protein PilM, which translates to MDLFKRKAPSLLGLDISATAVKLLEFSQSGGRHRVESYSVVPLPPHAVVEKSIADVESVGAAINRGVKRAGTRTKLAAVAVAGSAVITKVINMPASLNEDEMEAQIELEADQYIPYPLDEVNLDFQILGPSESSEGDAADTVEVLLAASRSENVDVRVAACELGGLTAKVVDVEAYAMEAAYKLIAPQLTDGGEGLTVAILDVGATMTTLNVIHDFKMIYTREQVFGGKQLTEEIQRRYGLSYEEAGLAKKQGGLPDNYVPEVLQPFKDAMTQQVSRSLQFFFSSSQYNSVDHVVLAGGCASIPGIDELIEDKLGVPTTVANPFANMSLSSKIKAQQLGADAPALMIACGLALRSFDQ; encoded by the coding sequence TTGGACTTGTTCAAGCGAAAAGCCCCCTCCCTCCTGGGACTCGATATCAGCGCCACCGCCGTCAAACTACTCGAATTCAGTCAGAGTGGGGGGCGTCATCGTGTCGAGAGTTATTCCGTGGTTCCCTTGCCGCCCCACGCCGTGGTGGAAAAGAGCATCGCAGATGTGGAATCTGTGGGCGCCGCCATCAACCGCGGAGTGAAGCGCGCCGGCACGCGCACCAAGCTGGCCGCCGTGGCCGTGGCCGGATCGGCGGTGATCACCAAAGTCATCAATATGCCCGCCAGCCTCAACGAGGATGAGATGGAGGCCCAGATCGAGCTGGAGGCCGACCAGTACATCCCCTATCCGCTGGACGAGGTTAACCTGGATTTTCAGATTCTCGGTCCCTCTGAATCCTCGGAAGGCGACGCTGCCGACACAGTCGAGGTATTGCTGGCCGCCTCCCGTAGCGAAAACGTGGATGTGCGCGTCGCCGCCTGCGAACTGGGCGGTCTGACCGCCAAAGTGGTCGACGTGGAGGCCTATGCCATGGAGGCGGCCTATAAGCTCATCGCGCCCCAGCTCACCGACGGCGGCGAGGGTTTGACAGTGGCGATTCTCGATGTCGGTGCCACCATGACCACCCTCAACGTGATCCACGATTTCAAGATGATCTACACCCGCGAGCAAGTGTTCGGCGGCAAACAGCTGACCGAAGAGATCCAGCGCCGTTACGGCCTTTCTTATGAGGAAGCCGGTCTGGCCAAGAAGCAGGGCGGCCTGCCCGACAACTATGTGCCCGAGGTATTACAGCCCTTCAAGGATGCCATGACCCAGCAGGTCAGCCGTTCGCTGCAGTTCTTCTTTTCTTCCAGCCAATATAATAGTGTCGATCACGTGGTGCTGGCCGGCGGTTGCGCCTCCATCCCCGGCATCGACGAACTGATTGAAGATAAGCTGGGTGTGCCGACCACGGTAGCCAACCCCTTTGCCAATATGTCCCTGTCGTCCAAGATCAAGGCGCAGCAACTGGGCGCTGACGCGCCGGCCTTGATGATCGCCTGCGGGCTGGCATTGAGGAGTTTCGACCAATGA
- a CDS encoding peptidase, which yields MKFIRTLTRRVFLASVILLVLGVGAVAATYFYLSPQLPSVEVLRDVHFQVPLQVYTQDQQLIAEYGSKKRDPVKYAEIPDTMIKAILAAEDDRFFHHPGVDYQGILRAALNLIMTGEKAQGGSTITMQVARNFFLSSEKTYLRKINEIFLSFKIEKKLSKEEILELYLNKIYLGNRAYGIGSAAKTYYGAPLDELTLAQYAMIAGLPKAPSSFNPIANPERAVIRRDYVLKRMRGLGYISEAEFQAARSEPVSARLSRRSIDLDAPFIGEMVRSFMYERYGEDAYTSGFKVYVTIDPERQLAAQEALRQALLSYEHRHGFRGPVEQIDVGPGSDFENILARLDALPVVGDLRPAVVLYTEDQRAQGLLANGDQFELGWEGLSWAAPYLNTNRIGSAPESAQDILTAGDVVYIKQQTAGTWQLGQIPHVSGAIVALDPEDGAIVALSGGYDFFHSKFNRVTQAKRQPGSSFKPFIYSSALEKGFTPASIINDAPVVFDDPGLETSWRPENYSGRIYGPTRLREALTRSRNLVSIRLLQSIGIPYAIRYVQRFGFDPERLPRDLSLSLGSAAVTPLEMATGYAVFANGGFRVTPYFIQRIEDMDGNTVFEADPAIACLPCEEAEKEARLAAAAEADPPPDTEISAQALTAMTTIEEPDEPNLAERVITAQNAYLMTDMMQDVVRRGTARRALQLGRKDIAGKTGTTNDQRDAWFAGFNHELVAISWVGFDDGGPLGNRETGGHAALPMWIEFMRSALADMPETELEQPQGLVTVRIDPQTGLLAPPSQRNAVFEIFRHEHVPQRQAPDIDESVASPDSERGDESSPQLLF from the coding sequence ATGAAGTTCATCCGCACCCTGACCCGCCGGGTTTTTCTTGCCTCCGTCATTCTGTTAGTGCTCGGCGTCGGCGCCGTGGCCGCCACCTATTTTTATCTTTCGCCGCAACTGCCCTCGGTGGAAGTGCTGCGCGACGTACACTTCCAGGTGCCGCTGCAGGTCTATACCCAAGATCAACAACTGATCGCCGAGTATGGCAGTAAAAAACGTGATCCGGTCAAGTACGCCGAGATTCCGGATACCATGATCAAGGCCATCCTGGCCGCCGAGGACGATCGCTTCTTCCACCACCCCGGTGTCGATTATCAAGGTATCCTGCGCGCCGCGCTCAACCTGATCATGACCGGTGAAAAGGCCCAGGGCGGTAGTACCATCACCATGCAGGTGGCGCGCAATTTCTTTCTCAGCAGCGAAAAGACCTATCTACGCAAGATCAACGAAATCTTTCTCTCCTTCAAGATCGAAAAAAAATTGAGCAAGGAAGAGATTCTGGAACTCTATCTGAATAAGATCTACCTGGGCAACCGCGCTTACGGCATCGGCAGTGCCGCCAAGACCTATTACGGCGCGCCGCTGGATGAGCTGACCCTGGCCCAATATGCCATGATCGCCGGCCTGCCCAAGGCGCCGTCGAGCTTCAACCCCATCGCCAATCCGGAACGTGCCGTTATCCGCCGCGATTATGTACTTAAGCGCATGCGCGGCCTCGGCTACATCAGCGAGGCGGAATTCCAAGCGGCCCGGAGCGAGCCGGTCAGCGCCCGGCTAAGCCGGCGCTCCATTGATCTGGACGCGCCTTTCATCGGCGAAATGGTGCGCAGTTTTATGTATGAACGCTATGGCGAGGATGCCTATACCAGTGGTTTTAAGGTATACGTCACCATCGATCCGGAACGGCAACTGGCGGCCCAGGAGGCCCTGCGTCAAGCCTTACTCAGCTACGAACATCGCCACGGCTTTCGCGGCCCGGTGGAACAGATTGACGTCGGCCCCGGCAGCGATTTTGAAAACATCCTGGCGCGTCTAGACGCCCTGCCCGTGGTCGGCGACCTGCGCCCGGCCGTGGTGCTTTATACTGAAGATCAACGCGCCCAAGGGCTGCTCGCCAATGGTGATCAGTTTGAGCTGGGGTGGGAGGGGCTCTCCTGGGCGGCGCCCTATCTCAACACCAACCGAATCGGCAGCGCGCCGGAATCGGCACAGGATATCCTGACCGCAGGCGATGTGGTCTACATCAAGCAACAAACCGCCGGCACCTGGCAGCTGGGCCAGATCCCCCATGTCTCCGGCGCCATCGTCGCGTTGGACCCGGAAGATGGCGCCATCGTTGCCCTGTCCGGCGGTTATGACTTCTTTCACAGCAAATTCAACCGCGTTACCCAGGCCAAACGCCAACCGGGCTCCAGCTTCAAGCCCTTCATCTATTCCAGCGCCCTGGAAAAGGGGTTCACCCCGGCCTCCATCATCAACGACGCGCCAGTGGTGTTCGATGACCCCGGCCTGGAGACCTCGTGGCGACCGGAAAACTACAGCGGCCGCATTTACGGCCCGACGCGGCTGCGCGAGGCCCTGACACGCTCGCGCAATCTGGTCTCCATCCGACTGCTGCAGAGCATCGGCATTCCCTATGCCATCCGCTATGTGCAGCGTTTCGGCTTCGACCCCGAGCGGCTCCCGCGCGATCTGTCATTGTCGTTGGGCAGTGCCGCCGTGACACCGCTGGAAATGGCCACCGGCTATGCCGTATTCGCCAATGGTGGCTTTCGCGTCACGCCTTACTTCATCCAGCGCATCGAGGACATGGACGGCAACACTGTCTTCGAGGCCGACCCCGCCATCGCCTGCCTGCCCTGCGAAGAGGCGGAAAAAGAGGCCCGGCTGGCAGCAGCCGCCGAAGCCGATCCCCCTCCGGATACGGAGATCAGCGCCCAAGCGCTGACCGCCATGACCACGATCGAAGAACCGGACGAGCCCAATCTCGCCGAACGCGTCATCACAGCGCAAAACGCCTACCTTATGACCGACATGATGCAGGACGTGGTGCGCCGCGGCACCGCGCGTCGCGCCCTGCAGCTAGGACGCAAGGACATCGCCGGCAAGACCGGCACCACCAATGACCAGCGCGACGCCTGGTTCGCCGGCTTCAATCATGAATTGGTGGCTATCAGCTGGGTGGGCTTTGACGACGGCGGCCCGCTGGGCAATCGCGAAACCGGCGGCCACGCCGCATTGCCCATGTGGATCGAGTTTATGCGCAGCGCGCTGGCCGACATGCCCGAGACCGAACTGGAACAACCGCAAGGACTGGTCACCGTGCGCATCGATCCCCAGACCGGTTTGCTCGCGCCGCCCAGCCAGCGCAACGCCGTTTTTGAAATCTTTCGTCACGAACATGTGCCGCAGCGCCAGGCACCCGATATTGACGAATCGGTGGCAAGCCCGGATAGTGAACGCGGTGACGAGTCCAGCCCGCAACTACTGTTTTGA
- the gltA gene encoding type II citrate synthase (type II enzyme; in Escherichia coli this enzyme forms a trimer of dimers which is allosterically inhibited by NADH and competitively inhibited by alpha-ketoglutarate; allosteric inhibition is lost when Cys206 is chemically modified which also affects hexamer formation; forms oxaloacetate and acetyl-CoA and water from citrate and coenzyme A; functions in TCA cycle, glyoxylate cycle and respiration; enzyme from Helicobacter pylori is not inhibited by NADH) has protein sequence MAKDTGKDTISVTDNVTGKTIELPIYHGTHGPGAVDIRAFFKEFGYVTFDPGFVSTAACRSSITYIDGDKGQLMYRGYPIEQLAEKSSFLEVAYLMLHGELPKREQQNEFLGNITRHTMINESLKSFYEGFYHDAHPMAIMVGVVGSLSAFYHDSTDIRNPEHREIAAHRLIAKMPTIAGACYKHSIGEPFVYPRNKLSYCGNLLNMMFSVPCEEYEVDPVAERALDMIFILHADHEQNASTSTIRLAGSSAANPFACVASGIAALWGPAHGGANEAVLHMLDQIGDVKNIPKFLEKAKDKDDPFRLMGFGHRIYKNFDPRATLIRKMCHEVLAKLGDENDPLFELALRLEEIALQDDYFKERKLYPNVDFYSGIIYKVLGIPTNMFTVMFAIARTVGWVSQWMEMIGDPEQRIARPRQLYEGAAKRDYIDINKR, from the coding sequence ATGGCCAAAGACACTGGCAAAGACACCATCAGCGTGACCGACAACGTCACCGGCAAGACCATCGAACTGCCCATTTATCACGGCACCCACGGTCCCGGTGCGGTGGACATCCGCGCCTTTTTCAAGGAGTTCGGCTATGTCACCTTCGATCCCGGTTTCGTCTCCACCGCCGCCTGCCGCAGTTCCATCACCTACATCGACGGCGACAAGGGCCAGCTCATGTACCGCGGCTATCCCATTGAACAGCTGGCCGAGAAGAGTTCCTTCCTGGAGGTGGCCTATCTGATGCTCCACGGCGAATTGCCCAAGCGCGAGCAGCAGAACGAGTTTCTGGGTAACATCACCCGCCACACCATGATCAACGAAAGCCTTAAAAGTTTTTACGAGGGTTTCTATCATGATGCCCATCCCATGGCTATCATGGTCGGGGTGGTGGGGTCGCTGTCGGCCTTCTATCATGATTCCACCGATATACGGAATCCCGAGCATCGCGAGATCGCGGCCCATCGCCTGATCGCCAAGATGCCCACCATCGCCGGGGCCTGTTACAAGCACTCCATCGGCGAGCCCTTCGTCTATCCGCGCAACAAGCTGAGCTACTGCGGCAACCTGCTCAACATGATGTTCTCAGTCCCCTGCGAGGAGTACGAAGTGGATCCGGTGGCGGAACGGGCCTTGGATATGATTTTCATCCTGCACGCCGACCACGAGCAGAACGCCAGTACTTCCACCATCCGTTTGGCCGGTAGCTCGGCCGCCAACCCGTTTGCCTGTGTCGCCTCGGGCATCGCCGCCCTGTGGGGACCGGCCCACGGCGGCGCCAACGAAGCGGTGTTGCACATGCTGGATCAGATCGGCGATGTAAAGAACATTCCCAAGTTCCTGGAAAAGGCCAAGGACAAAGACGATCCCTTTCGCCTGATGGGTTTCGGCCACCGCATTTACAAAAACTTCGACCCGCGCGCCACCCTGATCCGTAAGATGTGTCATGAGGTGCTGGCCAAGCTGGGCGACGAAAATGATCCGTTGTTCGAACTGGCGCTGCGGCTGGAAGAGATCGCCCTGCAGGATGATTACTTCAAAGAGCGCAAGCTCTACCCCAATGTGGATTTCTACTCAGGCATTATCTACAAGGTGCTGGGTATTCCCACCAACATGTTCACCGTCATGTTCGCCATCGCCCGTACCGTGGGTTGGGTGTCTCAGTGGATGGAGATGATCGGCGATCCGGAACAGCGTATCGCCCGCCCGCGCCAGCTGTACGAGGGGGCGGCCAAGCGCGACTATATAGACATAAACAAGCGTTAA